From a region of the uncultured Desulfatiglans sp. genome:
- a CDS encoding Hydrogen dehydrogenase — translation MKGDKTIEVDVLARVEGEGGLFVKIKGGQVESVQFRIFEPPRFFEALLCGRCHAEAPDITARICGICPIAYMTSSSQAMESAFGARLTGPLRELRRLIYCGEWIESHGLHIYMLHAPDFLGCADAIELAGIQPEVVKRGLRLKAVGNRIVTLLGGREIHPVNFKVGGFYRVPGRRELLALTEDLEWARDAAYDTVRWVAGFDFPVFEQDYEFVSMHHPDEYAVIEGRLVSSEGIDIPLEAFEAHFREEQAAHSTALHAAVKARGPYMVGPMARFNLNFDQLPPMARRAAEEVGYVPPCRNPFKSIVVRAIEVLCACETALDIVAGYDPPPSPAIDFEPHSATAYGCSEAPRGICWHRYALDEEGVIRSVRIVPPTSQNQAVIERDLRRLVERYADLPEDRLTWLCEQAIRNYDPCISCSCHVVQTC, via the coding sequence ATGAAGGGTGACAAGACCATCGAGGTGGATGTTTTGGCGAGGGTGGAGGGCGAAGGGGGCCTCTTTGTGAAAATCAAAGGGGGGCAGGTCGAATCGGTCCAGTTCCGCATCTTCGAACCTCCCCGCTTCTTCGAAGCGCTCCTGTGCGGCCGCTGCCATGCTGAGGCGCCCGACATCACGGCCCGCATCTGCGGAATCTGCCCGATCGCTTACATGACCAGCTCCAGCCAGGCGATGGAGTCAGCTTTCGGCGCAAGGCTCACGGGGCCCTTGAGGGAGTTGCGGCGTCTCATTTACTGCGGGGAGTGGATCGAAAGCCACGGACTGCACATTTATATGCTCCACGCCCCGGATTTCCTCGGCTGCGCGGATGCCATCGAACTCGCGGGGATCCAGCCCGAGGTGGTGAAGCGTGGACTCAGACTCAAGGCCGTCGGAAACCGGATCGTCACGCTGCTTGGAGGGCGCGAGATCCATCCCGTCAATTTCAAGGTCGGCGGTTTTTACCGGGTTCCGGGACGGCGGGAATTGCTGGCACTGACCGAAGACCTCGAATGGGCGCGGGATGCGGCCTATGACACGGTTCGGTGGGTGGCGGGTTTCGATTTTCCCGTATTCGAGCAGGACTATGAATTTGTCTCTATGCACCATCCGGATGAATACGCGGTGATCGAGGGACGTCTGGTATCCAGCGAAGGGATCGACATCCCTCTGGAGGCCTTCGAGGCGCATTTCAGGGAAGAGCAAGCCGCGCATTCGACCGCTCTCCATGCGGCGGTAAAAGCACGTGGCCCCTACATGGTTGGCCCCATGGCGCGTTTCAACCTGAACTTCGACCAACTGCCACCGATGGCGCGGCGGGCGGCAGAGGAGGTCGGCTACGTTCCGCCCTGCCGGAATCCGTTCAAGAGCATTGTCGTCAGGGCCATCGAAGTCCTTTGCGCCTGTGAAACGGCGCTCGATATCGTCGCCGGCTATGACCCCCCACCGAGCCCTGCAATCGATTTCGAGCCCCATTCGGCTACCGCGTACGGTTGCTCGGAGGCCCCACGGGGAATTTGCTGGCACCGCTATGCATTGGATGAGGAAGGCGTGATCCGGTCCGTGCGGATTGTACCGCCGACCTCGCAGAATCAGGCCGTCATCGAAAGAGATCTGCGCCGGCTGGTGGAGCGGTATGCGGATCTACCGGAGGACCGCCTCACCTGGCTGTGCGAGCAGGCCATCCGGAACTACGATCCCTGCATTTCCTGTTCTTGTCACGTCGTGCAGACGTGTTGA
- a CDS encoding NADH ubiquinone oxidoreductase 20 kDa subunit has translation MPKLRKPKLAVWKFASCDGCQLTLLDCERDLLTVAGEVRIAYFPEASRAVLPGPYDLSLVEGSITTPHDEERIHKVRRQSKIVVTIGACATSGGIQALRNFDDVRRFTRAVYPRPEWIQTLKKSTPVADHIQVDYELRGCPIQKTQLLEVITALLVGRKPCIPTYSVCVECKRRGNVCVTVARGVPCLGPVTQAGCGAICPSYDRGCYGCFGPKETPNTASLTHMWRAALGVEKVDILRAFRGFNANADAFRKESETHEG, from the coding sequence ATGCCGAAACTGAGAAAACCGAAGCTCGCCGTTTGGAAATTCGCCTCCTGTGACGGGTGCCAGTTGACGCTTCTCGATTGCGAAAGGGATCTCCTGACCGTCGCCGGTGAGGTCCGGATCGCCTATTTCCCGGAGGCCTCCCGCGCTGTCTTGCCGGGGCCCTACGATCTTTCGCTTGTCGAGGGGTCTATCACGACCCCTCATGACGAGGAGCGGATTCACAAGGTGAGACGCCAGTCGAAAATCGTTGTGACCATCGGGGCCTGCGCCACGTCGGGAGGGATTCAGGCCCTCAGAAATTTCGATGATGTGCGGCGCTTCACAAGAGCGGTGTATCCGAGACCCGAATGGATCCAGACGCTCAAAAAGTCGACGCCGGTTGCTGATCACATCCAGGTGGATTACGAACTGAGAGGCTGCCCCATTCAAAAGACCCAGTTGCTCGAGGTGATCACTGCGCTCCTTGTGGGCCGTAAACCCTGCATCCCCACATACAGCGTCTGTGTAGAATGCAAACGCCGTGGGAATGTCTGCGTAACGGTGGCGCGGGGCGTCCCCTGCCTCGGGCCGGTGACACAGGCGGGTTGCGGCGCGATTTGCCCGAGTTACGATCGCGGCTGTTATGGGTGTTTCGGGCCGAAGGAGACCCCTAATACCGCCTCGTTGACGCACATGTGGCGTGCTGCACTCGGGGTGGAGAAGGTCGATATCCTCAGGGCCTTCCGGGGTTTCAATGCCAACGCGGATGCCTTCCGGAAAGAGAGCGAGACCCATGAAGGGTGA
- a CDS encoding Oxidoreductase FAD/NAD(P)-binding domain protein, giving the protein MPEHLHTLMEPVLYRIERRKKETRDTFTLELVREDGGALMRFWPGQFNMLYMFGVGEVPISISGDPLDEEKIVHTIRSYGSVTHKMAELRRGDVIGIRGPFGRPWPLDELEGGDVVLAAGGIGLAPLRPVIYSILSRRPRFGEVTLIYGERTPSDILFRTLLEQWRGRFDMKLEVTVDSAREGWRGSVGVVTTLIPGLRLDAERTQALICGPQIMMTHTIQALKDKGLTEERIHVSTERNMKCGAGICGHCQLGTVLVCRDGPVFRLSEIGTLLGKREL; this is encoded by the coding sequence ATGCCGGAGCATTTGCACACGTTGATGGAACCGGTCCTTTACCGCATCGAGCGCCGAAAAAAGGAGACACGGGATACGTTCACCCTGGAACTCGTGCGGGAAGATGGTGGCGCCCTCATGCGTTTTTGGCCGGGGCAGTTCAACATGCTTTACATGTTCGGCGTGGGGGAAGTTCCGATCTCGATCAGCGGGGATCCTCTGGACGAAGAGAAGATCGTCCATACCATCCGCTCTTACGGCTCTGTGACCCACAAGATGGCCGAGCTGAGGCGGGGGGACGTGATCGGGATCCGGGGGCCCTTCGGCCGGCCATGGCCGCTCGATGAACTGGAAGGGGGGGATGTTGTCCTGGCCGCCGGTGGCATCGGCCTCGCGCCCTTGCGGCCTGTCATCTATTCGATTCTGTCGCGCAGGCCGCGTTTCGGGGAGGTCACCCTCATTTACGGGGAGCGGACTCCATCCGATATCCTCTTCCGCACCCTTCTCGAACAATGGCGCGGCCGTTTCGACATGAAGCTCGAGGTGACCGTCGACAGTGCCCGTGAGGGGTGGCGGGGCAGTGTCGGGGTGGTGACGACCCTCATCCCGGGCCTTCGCCTGGACGCCGAGCGCACCCAAGCCCTGATCTGCGGGCCTCAAATCATGATGACCCACACGATCCAGGCGCTCAAGGATAAAGGACTGACCGAAGAACGCATCCATGTGTCCACGGAGCGGAACATGAAATGCGGGGCGGGGATCTGCGGCCATTGCCAGCTCGGCACGGTCCTGGTCTGTCGGGACGGCCCGGTTTTCCGCCTGAGTGAGATCGGGACGCTATTGGGGAAACGGGAGTTGTGA
- a CDS encoding Transcriptional regulator, Crp/Fnr family: protein MKEHAAEEAEKMLAEHVFFRDLDPAIIKILSSSARSVSFDAGEPIYREGNEADRFFLIETGRVAIQVFVTGRGSVTVYTVGPGDILGWSWFYSPYRRRFDATALEKTRAVVLEGAFLRERAEEDPRLGYELLKRFSLVAVNRLQDMTLQFLDLYGRHL from the coding sequence ATGAAGGAGCACGCAGCTGAAGAGGCGGAAAAGATGCTGGCCGAGCATGTCTTCTTTCGTGATCTCGATCCAGCGATTATCAAGATACTGTCTTCCAGCGCCCGGTCGGTGAGTTTCGATGCCGGAGAGCCCATTTACCGGGAGGGGAACGAAGCGGATCGGTTTTTCCTGATCGAAACGGGCCGGGTGGCGATCCAGGTGTTTGTCACCGGACGCGGATCCGTGACCGTCTACACGGTGGGACCCGGGGACATCCTGGGCTGGTCCTGGTTTTATTCGCCTTACCGGAGGCGTTTCGATGCGACGGCGCTGGAAAAAACCCGGGCCGTGGTGTTGGAAGGTGCGTTTCTAAGAGAGAGGGCCGAGGAGGATCCGCGCCTCGGTTATGAGCTGTTGAAGCGTTTTTCCCTTGTTGCCGTCAATCGCCTCCAGGATATGACGCTGCAGTTCCTGGATTTGTACGGCAGGCATCTTTGA
- a CDS encoding 4Fe-4S ferredoxin iron-sulfur binding domain protein codes for MKSQQGTTPSEKILDLEGFERLIAALKQAGYTTIGPLEHSGAIVLGEIGSTADIPAGRVDEQDAGRYRLMDEPAGSLFAHVVGPHSLKHHLYPAEIRLIGAHRTDSGFTLEAFKEDPPRYAFIGARACDTAAVAVLDGVLLDGPSADAVYAARRKKMFIVALDCTRPGGTCFCASMKTGPRVVSGFDIAMTELNLNGRHCFVARAGSREGERILESAGAKLAPEEDKRLAAEVMEKAARKMGRCMDTETLDALFFEHFEHPHWDEVAARCLTCGNCTLVCPTCFCHGVSEENAVDGQNAGRIRMWDTCFSRDFSYIHGGSVRESAKSRYRQWITHKLVTWVPQFGVRGCVGCGRCITWCPVGIDITAEVKAFRG; via the coding sequence ATGAAGAGCCAACAGGGAACGACGCCGTCTGAGAAGATCCTGGACCTCGAAGGATTCGAACGGCTGATTGCGGCCCTCAAACAGGCAGGCTACACGACTATCGGGCCGTTGGAACACAGCGGCGCTATCGTATTGGGGGAGATCGGATCGACCGCGGATATTCCTGCCGGGCGGGTCGATGAACAGGACGCCGGGCGCTATCGACTGATGGATGAACCTGCCGGAAGCCTTTTCGCCCACGTGGTGGGACCCCATTCCCTGAAGCATCATCTCTACCCGGCCGAGATTCGGCTCATCGGGGCGCATCGTACAGACAGCGGATTCACACTGGAGGCATTTAAGGAAGATCCTCCCCGCTACGCCTTTATCGGGGCAAGGGCTTGTGATACGGCGGCCGTTGCCGTCCTGGACGGGGTCTTGCTGGATGGTCCGTCGGCCGATGCGGTTTATGCGGCCAGGCGAAAAAAGATGTTCATTGTGGCGCTGGATTGCACCAGGCCGGGCGGAACTTGCTTCTGCGCCTCCATGAAAACGGGCCCGCGGGTGGTTTCCGGCTTCGACATCGCCATGACGGAATTGAATCTGAATGGCCGGCACTGCTTCGTGGCCCGTGCTGGAAGCCGGGAGGGCGAACGGATCCTGGAGTCTGCCGGCGCGAAGTTGGCACCCGAGGAGGATAAACGCCTGGCGGCGGAGGTAATGGAGAAGGCGGCCCGTAAGATGGGGCGTTGTATGGATACGGAGACGCTGGATGCCTTGTTCTTCGAGCATTTCGAGCATCCGCACTGGGATGAGGTGGCCGCTCGCTGCTTGACGTGCGGCAATTGTACCCTGGTCTGCCCGACCTGTTTCTGTCACGGGGTCTCGGAGGAAAACGCGGTCGACGGGCAGAACGCGGGGCGCATCCGGATGTGGGATACTTGCTTCAGCCGAGACTTTTCTTACATCCACGGGGGAAGTGTCCGGGAGTCGGCCAAGTCGAGGTACCGCCAGTGGATAACGCACAAACTGGTGACGTGGGTGCCGCAATTCGGGGTACGCGGGTGTGTCGGGTGCGGACGCTGCATCACCTGGTGTCCGGTGGGGATCGACATCACGGCTGAGGTGAAGGCTTTTCGAGGATAA
- a CDS encoding hypothetical protein (Evidence 5 : Unknown function) produces MHTRICLIGFHPEMVFLPNLGVNLHVCLCGDLQVASAQTLDFLDIGQKSSFPDWKLSSTGKSFPDGD; encoded by the coding sequence TTGCACACCAGGATATGCCTAATTGGTTTCCATCCGGAAATGGTCTTTTTGCCCAATCTCGGCGTCAATCTGCACGTTTGCTTGTGCGGCGACCTGCAGGTCGCCTCCGCACAAACGCTTGATTTCCTTGATATTGGCCAAAAATCCTCATTTCCGGATTGGAAACTGAGTTCTACCGGAAAATCATTTCCGGATGGAGACTAA
- a CDS encoding Thioesterase superfamily protein → MEPRTDRSDAPSNGWHECRIRVRYKDTDRMGVVYYGNYLTFFEIARAEFMRDLGFSYARLEADGYSLVVIEAAAKYHGNVGYDAVVRAQSNVVDLSRVRMRFEYRILDEEGRLLVSGHTTHACLDEKQKPVRIPAAIDQAIRERCSIP, encoded by the coding sequence ATGGAACCAAGAACGGATCGAAGCGACGCCCCCTCCAACGGCTGGCACGAATGCCGGATCCGCGTCCGGTACAAGGACACCGACCGGATGGGCGTCGTCTATTACGGCAATTACCTCACCTTTTTCGAAATCGCCCGCGCGGAATTCATGCGGGATCTTGGGTTTTCGTATGCCCGCCTCGAAGCGGACGGCTATAGTCTGGTGGTGATCGAAGCGGCGGCGAAGTACCATGGCAACGTGGGCTATGACGCGGTCGTACGCGCCCAATCGAACGTCGTGGATCTGAGCAGGGTCCGGATGCGCTTCGAGTACCGGATCCTGGATGAAGAAGGGCGCCTGCTCGTCAGCGGCCACACCACCCATGCCTGCCTGGACGAAAAGCAGAAGCCGGTGCGCATCCCTGCAGCGATCGACCAGGCCATCCGCGAGAGGTGCTCGATCCCATAG
- the mutM gene encoding Formamidopyrimidine-DNA glycosylase, with protein MPELPEVQTIVNDLLEGGVRGAVITRAEVLWPRTVSGLTPEQFCRGIAGKVAAAVRRRGKFIVFDLAPQGHLLVHLRMSGRLIVASPREARSPYDRLVLRFGADREVRLHDTRKFGRCYLVEDTNGILDRLGPEPLDPDFSVPLLAERLRSRRRRLKPLLLDQSFLAGLGNIYVDEALWEAKLHPCRVSATLTPKEIRALHKAIVKVLEKGIRNSGTSLGRGKANFRSLGEKAGRNQAHLEVFRRTSEPCGRCRCPIERIVVGQRGTHICPQCQAL; from the coding sequence ATGCCGGAGCTTCCCGAGGTGCAGACGATCGTAAACGACCTTCTGGAGGGGGGTGTCAGAGGCGCCGTCATCACGCGAGCGGAAGTCCTGTGGCCGCGGACTGTCAGCGGGCTCACGCCCGAACAGTTTTGCAGGGGCATCGCGGGGAAAGTCGCCGCAGCTGTTCGCCGGAGGGGGAAGTTTATCGTCTTCGATCTGGCGCCTCAGGGACACCTGCTGGTCCATTTGCGTATGTCCGGACGGCTGATCGTCGCCTCCCCCCGAGAGGCACGCTCGCCTTACGACCGGCTCGTTCTGCGGTTCGGGGCGGATCGCGAGGTGCGGCTTCACGATACGCGGAAGTTTGGACGCTGCTATCTCGTCGAGGATACCAACGGCATTCTTGACCGGTTGGGGCCGGAACCCCTCGATCCGGATTTCAGCGTGCCGCTCTTGGCCGAGAGGCTGCGTTCCCGCAGACGGCGCTTGAAGCCCCTTCTGCTGGATCAATCCTTTCTCGCGGGGCTCGGGAACATCTACGTCGATGAGGCCTTGTGGGAGGCGAAGCTCCATCCCTGCAGGGTCTCTGCGACCCTCACGCCCAAAGAAATCCGGGCCCTTCACAAGGCGATCGTCAAGGTGCTCGAAAAAGGCATTCGAAACAGCGGGACGTCCCTCGGGCGCGGTAAGGCCAATTTCAGGTCATTGGGGGAAAAAGCGGGCAGGAACCAGGCTCATCTGGAGGTTTTCCGCCGAACCAGCGAGCCGTGCGGGCGCTGCCGCTGTCCGATCGAACGGATCGTGGTGGGGCAGCGCGGCACCCATATCTGCCCGCAATGCCAGGCCTTGTGA
- a CDS encoding putative Zn-dependent protease (Evidence 3 : Putative function from multiple computational evidences), with the protein MEGLKGSLMKKRGFRNQWIFVLLAVCLLILPACAIDPVTGRTQLMLVSEEQEIQMGRQSDQAVSREYGLYDNTALTAYVAGIGQRLGGLSHRPHLPYQFAVLDTAVVNAFAAPGGYVYMTRGILGFLNSEAELAAVLGHELGHITARHSAEQYSRAQLAQIGLAAGMLFSPTLQRFGDAAQTGVQLLFLSFSRENEREADDLGVEYASKAGYDANQMAVFFETLERMNPSSDRSGLPEWFSTHPNPDDRMGAVRRKTAEWQGRLGARQYRVDRERYLMRIDGLVFGDNPREGYTAGGVFYHPDLRFQFPVPGGWTLQNTRQVVRVMSPRKDAALTLSVAAAGTPRDAAGAFVSQSGAQVVDSGEETVNGLRAVRLVSQVRTSQGVLGVLSTFIQKDGKIFEFQGFCAAGSFSSYSPVFRQAVGGFQALRDSTRINVRPDRIRIVKAPSSGTLGQVLRTLGAPQDKVEEWALLNGGSVNTPVEKGALVKVIRK; encoded by the coding sequence ATGGAAGGGTTGAAGGGATCTCTCATGAAGAAAAGGGGATTCAGGAATCAGTGGATTTTCGTTTTGTTGGCCGTGTGTCTTCTCATCCTGCCGGCCTGTGCGATCGACCCGGTTACCGGGCGGACCCAGCTCATGTTGGTGAGCGAGGAGCAGGAAATTCAGATGGGGAGGCAAAGCGACCAGGCGGTTTCCAGGGAATACGGCCTTTACGACAACACGGCCCTGACGGCGTATGTGGCGGGAATCGGTCAGCGGCTCGGGGGCCTTTCCCATAGGCCGCATCTGCCTTATCAGTTTGCGGTTCTGGATACGGCCGTGGTGAATGCCTTCGCCGCCCCTGGGGGCTATGTCTACATGACGCGGGGGATCCTGGGGTTCCTCAACAGCGAGGCGGAGCTGGCTGCGGTCCTGGGGCACGAACTAGGCCACATCACTGCCAGGCATTCGGCCGAGCAATACAGCCGCGCGCAGCTGGCCCAGATCGGTCTGGCCGCCGGCATGCTCTTTTCGCCGACGCTGCAACGCTTCGGGGATGCAGCCCAGACAGGGGTCCAGCTGCTTTTCCTGAGTTTCAGCCGCGAAAACGAGCGGGAGGCGGATGACCTTGGGGTGGAGTATGCCAGCAAGGCAGGGTACGATGCAAACCAGATGGCGGTTTTTTTCGAGACCCTGGAGCGGATGAATCCCTCCTCGGACCGTAGCGGTCTGCCGGAATGGTTTTCGACCCACCCGAATCCCGATGACCGGATGGGGGCGGTCAGACGCAAGACCGCTGAGTGGCAGGGTCGGCTGGGGGCTCGGCAATACCGTGTGGATCGTGAGCGTTACCTGATGCGTATTGACGGACTCGTGTTCGGGGACAATCCGCGCGAGGGATATACCGCCGGTGGTGTTTTCTACCATCCCGATCTCCGGTTTCAGTTCCCCGTCCCAGGTGGATGGACCCTGCAGAATACCCGTCAGGTGGTCAGGGTGATGAGCCCCAGGAAGGACGCCGCCCTCACCCTTTCGGTAGCTGCCGCCGGAACGCCTCGGGATGCAGCGGGGGCTTTCGTGAGTCAGTCGGGCGCCCAGGTGGTCGATTCGGGCGAGGAAACGGTCAACGGGCTACGGGCTGTCCGCCTCGTGAGCCAGGTGCGGACGAGCCAGGGGGTGCTTGGAGTATTGTCCACCTTCATCCAGAAGGATGGCAAGATATTCGAGTTCCAGGGTTTTTGCGCCGCCGGCAGCTTCTCCTCCTACAGCCCGGTTTTTCGGCAAGCCGTGGGAGGATTCCAGGCCCTTCGAGATTCTACCAGGATCAATGTCCGGCCGGACCGGATCCGCATCGTCAAGGCCCCCTCCTCGGGGACGCTGGGGCAGGTGTTGAGGACCCTCGGGGCTCCGCAGGACAAGGTCGAGGAGTGGGCCCTGCTGAACGGCGGATCGGTGAACACGCCGGTTGAGAAGGGTGCTCTGGTGAAAGTTATCCGCAAATAG
- a CDS encoding Major facilitator superfamily MFS_1 — protein sequence MKQPSMQPEDRGSSLNREALHNRLYTPSFLIMAFASFSMVSSLASFYLFPLFVTARGGSKIDIGVMMGVMALAAVFCRPWVSLMVDRAGRKRSYTAGSFIMGSAPLAYLLLDGPLTGFYWPLVVLRLFHGIGVALCFTASFTYIADIIPPGRLNEGIGMFGTSGLMGMAVGPLITEPIIHRFGFDVYFLVCAGMGFLSFFLHLPLRETFVYRADERQAGFFEVLRRRKILMVTMLAFLFGIGLAGYGGFVAPFAQALGLEHISVYFVAYTFAAVVTRFFGGRAADRVGEERVVPCALFITGGGLLLLTQLGGHVLLAIAGLVSGCGHGILYPSLNTLALRRERSEIRGKINGIYTGGIDLGIFLGSVLLGWIGEHAGYRAVFGVAGGSLMLGLAAFLSRMRVWLDEPD from the coding sequence ATGAAACAGCCCAGCATGCAGCCCGAGGACAGGGGTTCTTCACTGAACCGCGAGGCCCTGCACAATCGCCTGTACACCCCTTCTTTCCTTATCATGGCGTTTGCCAGCTTCAGCATGGTCTCGAGTCTGGCATCCTTTTATCTGTTTCCTCTTTTTGTCACCGCGCGTGGCGGCTCGAAGATCGACATCGGCGTCATGATGGGTGTGATGGCCCTGGCTGCAGTGTTTTGCCGCCCCTGGGTCTCCCTGATGGTAGACCGCGCCGGCCGCAAGCGGAGCTACACCGCGGGGAGCTTCATCATGGGATCGGCCCCGCTCGCCTATCTCCTTCTGGATGGCCCTTTGACCGGCTTTTATTGGCCTCTCGTCGTGCTCAGACTGTTTCACGGCATCGGCGTGGCCCTCTGTTTCACGGCGTCCTTTACCTATATCGCCGATATCATTCCTCCCGGACGCCTCAACGAGGGGATCGGCATGTTTGGCACGTCCGGTCTGATGGGGATGGCGGTAGGCCCCCTGATCACCGAGCCGATCATCCATCGGTTTGGGTTCGATGTCTATTTTCTGGTCTGCGCAGGCATGGGGTTCCTGAGTTTTTTCCTTCATCTGCCGCTGCGGGAGACCTTTGTGTACCGTGCAGACGAGCGTCAGGCTGGTTTTTTCGAAGTGCTTCGGCGCAGAAAGATCCTCATGGTCACGATGCTGGCGTTCCTGTTCGGCATCGGGCTGGCGGGCTACGGAGGGTTCGTTGCGCCTTTCGCCCAGGCGCTGGGGCTCGAGCACATCTCGGTCTATTTCGTGGCGTACACCTTTGCGGCGGTGGTTACCCGTTTTTTCGGGGGGCGGGCGGCAGACCGGGTGGGGGAGGAGCGGGTCGTTCCCTGCGCCCTTTTCATCACAGGGGGCGGACTCCTGCTGCTGACGCAGCTGGGAGGGCATGTGCTGCTCGCGATCGCAGGGCTGGTGAGCGGCTGCGGGCATGGGATCCTCTATCCGTCTTTGAACACCTTGGCCCTGCGCCGTGAACGATCCGAAATCAGGGGCAAGATCAACGGCATCTACACGGGCGGGATCGATCTGGGGATCTTTCTGGGCTCGGTCCTGCTCGGGTGGATCGGGGAACATGCCGGCTACCGGGCGGTTTTTGGCGTGGCCGGCGGGTCGCTCATGCTGGGGCTGGCAGCCTTCCTGTCGAGGATGCGGGTTTGGCTGGACGAGCCGGATTGA
- a CDS encoding hypothetical protein (Evidence 5 : Unknown function), translated as MSPKKQKKPSRPSLDGLRLTSLLYTLPEIVPDVNGFRARLRQGTGSGGFGHRKPEREPGKIKGRSRTSPGIASGLPGMKCVEALTEPPT; from the coding sequence TTGTCTCCCAAAAAACAAAAAAAGCCATCCAGACCGAGTCTGGATGGCTTGCGCCTGACATCACTCCTCTATACATTGCCTGAGATCGTTCCTGATGTCAATGGATTCCGTGCGCGCCTGCGGCAGGGGACCGGATCCGGCGGCTTTGGGCATCGAAAGCCGGAACGGGAGCCGGGCAAGATCAAGGGACGATCCCGGACCAGCCCGGGTATCGCGTCGGGACTGCCAGGTATGAAGTGCGTGGAGGCCCTGACTGAGCCTCCCACATAG
- the trpG gene encoding Anthranilate synthase component 2: MLLVMIDHYDSFTYNLVQLFQEFDIDIPVFRHDAIDEQTLDRLRPDWVCLSPGPGTPGDAAETKELVKRLAGRVPILGVCLGMQIVNEVFGGRTVRSPLPVHGKASRIYHTEQGIFRGLPSPFQAARYHSLQVVPGSDLELLAYAEDGVIMGLQHRCLPIWGVQFHPESFFSTYGLQLTENFLRLAPGFPAHEIVPQPLGERFPRWKQPRAEHQPPPGEITP, from the coding sequence ATGCTGCTCGTCATGATCGACCACTACGACTCTTTCACGTACAACCTGGTGCAGCTCTTCCAGGAATTCGACATTGACATCCCGGTCTTTCGCCACGACGCCATCGACGAGCAGACGCTGGACAGACTTCGGCCTGACTGGGTCTGTCTCTCACCCGGGCCCGGCACCCCCGGAGATGCTGCAGAGACGAAAGAACTGGTCAAGCGCCTTGCCGGGCGTGTCCCGATCCTGGGGGTCTGCCTCGGCATGCAAATCGTCAATGAAGTCTTTGGCGGGCGGACCGTCCGAAGCCCGCTGCCGGTCCACGGAAAGGCCTCCCGGATCTACCACACAGAGCAGGGCATCTTCCGAGGGCTGCCTTCGCCCTTCCAGGCGGCACGCTACCACTCGCTTCAGGTGGTGCCGGGCTCCGACCTGGAGCTTCTGGCATACGCCGAAGACGGCGTCATCATGGGCCTGCAGCACCGCTGCCTGCCCATCTGGGGGGTCCAGTTCCATCCGGAATCGTTTTTCAGTACGTACGGGCTGCAGTTGACCGAAAACTTTCTGAGGCTCGCCCCCGGCTTCCCCGCCCATGAGATCGTACCCCAGCCGCTGGGTGAGCGGTTTCCCCGCTGGAAGCAGCCGCGCGCTGAACATCAACCACCCCCCGGAGAGATCACGCCATGA